The Oncorhynchus gorbuscha isolate QuinsamMale2020 ecotype Even-year unplaced genomic scaffold, OgorEven_v1.0 Un_scaffold_2097, whole genome shotgun sequence region AAATGTTAGTCCGTAGATGGGAGCCTTCACCAAACCGTTCCTGATGTATTCAGTTGAAATCTAATCAGTACTTGACTGTAGGTTATAAGGTCAAACAATCCAAAAGCTGAGTCTATAACAAAGTGAATAACTGTACTCTTACTGGTATGGTCTTTCTAGACTGTCCATGAACTTGTGAAAGAAGACGTCCTCCCGTGTCAATCCAACAACTGTCTTGAAGTTTTCAACGGTCTCTGTAGATATCTACAGAAGATGAATAAAGATTCATTAACGTTTTATTTGAACACATGGTATCACACACTGATATAGTCGCCCACTGTCTCAAAGTGCATTGCAATTAGGGTTGCATAATAGCAGTAACCTTCCTGAAATTCCCTGGTTATCCAGATATCCTGTTTTAAGGTTTCCCTGATTTTCTGCTTAATCCCTCCTGATTCCGGAAAACCTAGAACTGGGATTACTAGAAAATCTGGGAATTGTGGAAACATTACCGGAGTTTTGCAACCCCAATTGCAATAGAAAGTTGATGTTAACCTTCCCAGACTGCTCCAGGGCACCCTGGTCTTTGAGGCGTGGCCTGCCATGGCCCTCATCTGAATGAAGTTGGCTCCAATGAGGAAGGGCACACAGGCGAGGATGAGGAGGGTGAGCTGCCAGCTGTGGATGAAGGCCACCACAATGGCGATGGTGAGAGCACAGACTGTGTTGGTGGCCAGACCCAACCTAGACCCAGTCGCCtggtggtgaggagagaggaaacaagtAGGTTCCATCCATTATCAGACATTGCAACTCTAAAGAACGCAACTGTAAATGTACAGCATATGTGCAGGTAGACATTTTTAAAGATTTGTACAGTAGAATGATTCTGAATTGACATCGACTTGATGTGATCGATTTTGATCGCTATCTCAATGTGTAAATCAGAGCATTGTGCTTACCCCTTTAACCAGAGATGCATCGGTGGCCAATCTGGTGGTTAGAACTCCCACTGCATTGTTGTTGTCATCAAACCATCCAATCTCCTGTAAGGAATGCATTTTAGCAAGGTTCTGAGGCAGAACACTGCAAAGTGGCATTTCAGCATCATCCTTTTGCTGGTATTATCAATACAGTAAAGTAAATTAGCAATGACAAGTCAGTCTTTTTAAATTGATGTACAATTGCTGAAGTATTTATGTTCCCGCATGACAGTTTATCCTACCTGTCTCATCATGGCATGGAATACCTGCCTCCTCAGCCTCATGGTAAGAAGCTCTCCTGATTTTCCAAACATGTAACCCTGAAACATAGAACATACAGCAGAAATGTACCCAACCAGACATACCCACAACATATTAAATGTTTGAgatagtgcactgtatagggcataggttgccattttggacacagttTAGATCTATAAATTAGAAAACCTTTAGGAAGTAGGTGACAAAAGCCACTCCTCCGATGAGAAGAAAGAGCAGGGAAAACATCATGGTTTTCTGTCGTTTGACTTCCGGGTCAACCTCGGAAAACACCTAGAGAAGGTCACGGGGTGGAGAGAAACCCCCCAAAATGGATAACAACAGAAAATGAAAAGGCTGCTTTGGAAAATAGGAGCCAAAACCCACCAACCAACGACCATCAAATAAATGATGTGGAAAAGTAAGACCACCTCGATTAAATCAAACTCAATGAAGACACCTAGGAAATGTGAATAGTCTCTGCAGTATTTAACAATGCTTCATATTATGAACACAAGGAGGTGGTCTTGTGAAACACTTACTCCAATGATCTTGGCGAAGATGATGGCGACACAGGGATAAACGGCTCCCCCCACCAAGCTAGACAGGGTTCCTACCAACATGTACGGCCACTCGGCCTTGTTCAAGGCCAGGATTCTGGTGAAGGGGATGTCTGGAGCTTCATCTGCTTTCTTTTCCTTCTGTCATCAAACATTGTCATCAATGACAAAACTAAATGACCAAGGACCAACATGATGTAACAGATCTTATTTCTGATGACAATGAACTATCACTATATACAGCAGGGTGGcaggttcgaatccccgagccgactaggtgaaaaatctgtcgatatgcctttgagcaaggcacttaaacctaattgCTTCTGTAAGTCGCTCaagataagagcttctgctaaataactcaaatgtaaatgaatgCAACCATTTTATAAACCTTACATTATATACCATTCATTATATTCACCATACATTATAAACCATAAATTATATACCATTAATTATATACCATACATTATATAATAGGTATGATGATAGTTTAGCAATAGCACTATAACAAAGCCATGTTCCTATATAGCACATAAAGGACGCCATAAAGGATTATCTATGTAATAGTACCTTCTTGTCCTTCTTGGACTTCTTAGATTTCCTCCTGGTTGTCTTCATTTCCACACGGCCACTGCTGATTGAGTTCTTTTCAAAGCCGCCGTTTTCTATTCCTTCCTCGTTTCCCACTTCCAGCTCATCCATATCAGATGAGTCATATAGGACAGAATCCAGATCCTCATATTTAGGAGGGTTATCCTCTTCCACAGGGTCCTCTTCATCTTCTTCTGGCTTCCCTTGACTCTGAACAACAGACAAGGTGTGATAGTGGATTTGAACATGTTACACACAGAGCCTGTTTATTACTGATCATTATTCATATAGACACAGGCTTGATAAGGTATATTGCTCTGATACTGATGATATACGTCTCTAAATAGGACTCTGATCAACATGATTTAGACGTTGGCTGATTCTACTGTTGAGGCAGAATTGGGGCCCTggtggtcaaaagcagtgcactataaagggaatagggtaccatttgggatgtagtGAGCGTGATACAGTACCTGCTGCATGACCAGAGAGTAGTAAACCCCCTTCTTGGCCATGAGTTCCCTGTGTGTTCCCTGCTCCACCACCTCTCCGTTGCTGAAGCCAGCGATCACGTCAGCTGTTCTGATGGTGGACAGGCGGTGGGCGATCACTATTGTGGTGCGGCCCGCTCTGGCCTATGGGAATGGGAGGAGACAATATTGCCATCATTTGTTCCAAATCATTTCTTTCATTACGTCTTCATTTTCACTGAGATGGATTCCAACAGGATCTCATGGATTCACTCTGATTCTTGACGTTTGTCAACTGCTGCAAACGTGAACTTGCAAGGCTGCAGTCAAACAAATCGAATCAGGCTATTAGGTTGCGCAAAAGCAGGTTTGAGATCAACTTTAACCATGGGTCTGGTCCTCAGGGAGGGTACTGACCTTATCCAGAGCGGCCTGAACGACCGACTCACTCTGGGTGTCCAGGGCGGAGGTGGCCTCGTCCAGCAGGAGGATCTTGgggtttttgaccagggcccgggCGATAGCTATCCTCTGCTTCTGTCCTCCACTGAGCTGGGCTCCTCGCTCCCCCACCATGGTGTTCAGCTTCTGTTAACGCCACATTAAATGGGATGGAGATGAAATAATCATCTTTAAATTTGTCCATTTGGATAACATCACTATTTGGCCATTTCCTTACACTGTATACAatttcaaaacaaaaacaaacaaacaattttTTCAATTCAACACAGTCGCCATAGAAACAACAGCATATCTGCTGTCCTACTCACTTCAAATCATTTGTAACCCATAGATCATTTAATGTATAATATATGTGAAACACTGAAGCCATTGTATGTCCTCATTTGTCAGTATCCCCACGTACATCGGGGAGTTTGGAGATGAAGTCGTGCGCGTTGGCCTCCCTCACGGCCCGTTCGATGTCCTCATCTGTGGCATCCTCTCTGCCATAGCGGATGTTTTCTGCAATGGTTGTTCCGAATAGCACAGGTTCCTGACTGACGATACCCATATTCTCCCTCAGCCACTTCACATTCAGGGTCCGGATGTCCCGACCATCCAGGGTAATCTGACAACAAaccagggtcatattcattaggcatGCAAATGTCTCTGCTTTGCTGACAAGTATTTTCTATGCTCATACAGGAGTAATAAAAATGGGAAtgttgtttattattattattattattgttgttatttatttcttattttgatttatcagggggtgctgcagcagcCTCAGCACCCCTACCACCCTCAGCTATGCAAACAAAACCAACAGCGTTTCTGACAAATGATATATCAACATTCCACCAGAGGGCACTACAATACTATTTTACTTTTTACTGAACTTAATTCAACACTAAACCTGATAAACCAGAACTTGGGAATGAGTGTACGTGAGTGAATGTTCGTGTGTCCATtacacgtgtgtgtgcatgtgagtctCTGTATGCACTATGGGTCAGGTGTTTGAACTTCAATGCGCTCGTGTACTGCATACCTCTCCTGAGGTTGGATCATAAAGCATGTGAGTCCTTCACTGGAGGCTGGTGGGTGGAGCTATTGGAGGACGGGCTCATCAAATGCACTTTAAACACACTTTGAATAAACCTTGATCAGATTTGTTCATACCTCTCCTGAGTCGGGATCATAAAAGCGCTGCAGTAGCTGAATGGTGGTGCTCTTCCCACATCCACTGGCTCCAACCAGAGCTATGGTCTTCCCACGAGGCACTGTCAGATTCACTCCTTGAAGAATCTACAGCGACAGGGAACACATCCCACAACGTatttaacatgtatttttaccTGTTCTTTTACAATTGTACTGCTTGTCATTTTGTTTTTGCTAATCCAACTGGAAACTGAAAATTCAACTTAGCTTCTTCCTCATTGTGCATTTTTCAAATCATTTGGAGACAGGTTAGTGTCTGGATCTGGTTCGATTCAAATCCACCACTTACTTTGACATCTCTCCTGGAGGGGTAGCTGAAGTGGATGTTCTTGAATTCAATGTCTCCTTTCACACAGTCTGGTTTGTGACCTTCCTTTGAACTGCTGTCTATGGGCCGTGGCTATGACAAACAAATCAACTCATCAACCGCGGCAGTAGGACAAATGTCTAAATTCGACTTGAGTTCTTGAGATCATGTTGTTCTGAGTGAGTTCACATGGAGTCAGTGCTATGGTGATTCAGGCGTTAAACTGATTACTTCCGGTACCTGGTCAATGGTATTGTAGACTTCATAGGCAGCACCCCGGGCTTTGGCGATGGCTTCCAAGTTAGGCGCACCCTGGCCCAAAGAGAACGCCCCAATCATCACCGAGAAGAAGACCTAAAAATAGCAGCAATAAAGAATGTAATGAAGAAAGGAATTATATTAATATCAGCAGAGTAACAGGTGTGAAGACATTGCAGAGGCCTCTTCACAATAAAATGTAAATGCATCTATTGGAAAATAGTAAATTCTTACTTAAAATCTTCCATAAAAGCTTACTGTAATGGTTTTTCCAATGGTGTAGTTTTCAGGCTCGTCTACAGAGAGCTTGGTCCCGTACCAGAAAGCCAAGGCGTACGTCCCAAATATGACAAACTGGGTGAAGCCCATGGACACGTTAGTGGTGATGGCTTTCTTTATTCCAAAGTTTTTAGCATCCTCCAAGTTTCTTTCATACCTAAAATATATAGAAGACATGCCTAAATAGGGAATGTGTCTTGATTTTGGTAGATCATATTAATAATGATGGAAAGATCCACTGTTTTATGCAACACATTAATTAGTTAATAACTGACTAACCTTTCCACAGCTTTCTTCTGTCCATTGAAAGCCACAACTGTCCTGATAGCCACCAGTATCTCTTCA contains the following coding sequences:
- the LOC124024960 gene encoding LOW QUALITY PROTEIN: ATP-dependent translocase ABCB1-like (The sequence of the model RefSeq protein was modified relative to this genomic sequence to represent the inferred CDS: inserted 1 base in 1 codon) — encoded protein: MGRKDGDMPDSLPTIPEEVFAKGYPNLAFHEDKKPQEPMTEGQPTVDTERKPKKGFGRKKKEPAKAVGFFQLFRYATGCEVLLMIIGLLCAALHGIALPLMCVVFGQMTDSFVQSGQQLNLTANFPVEEISALLNSTDGCIQIPGVDIEALMTRHAYYFIGIGCAVFLLGTFQVMLFLLTATKQTKRIREKYFHAILHQQMSWFDTHQIGVLNVRLTDDINTINEGLGDKICVFVQFFCTFLSGFIIGFIFGWKLTLVILAVSPLLAGSAAVWSKILATLTSKELSAYAKAGAVAEEILVAIRTVVAFNGQKKAVERYERNLEDAKNFGIKKAITTNVSMGFTQFVIFGTYALAFWYGTKLSVDEPENYTIGKTITVFFSVMIGAFSLGQGAPNLEAIAKARGAAYEVYNTIDQPRPIDSSSKEGHKPDCVKGDIEFKNIHFSYPSRRDVKILQGVNLTVPRGKTIALVGASGCGKSTTIQLLQRFYDPDSGEITLDGRDIRTLNVKWLRENMGIVSQEPVLFGTTIAENIRYGREDATDEDIERAVREANAHDFISKLPDKLNTMVGERGAQLSGGQKQRIAIARALVKNPKILLLDEATSALDTQSESVVQAALDKARAGRTTIVIAHRLSTIRTADVIAGFSNGEVVEQGTHRELMAKKGVYYSLVMQQSQGKPEEDEEDPVEEDNPPKYEDLDSVLYDSSDMDELEVGNEEGIENGGFEKNSISSGRVEMKTTRRKSKKSKKDKKKEKKADEAPDIPFTRILALNKAEWPYMLVGTLSSLVGGAVYPCVAIIFAKIIGVFSEVDPEVKRQKTMMFSLLFLLIGGVAFVTYFLKGYMFGKSGELLTMRLRRQVFHAMMRQEIGWFDDNNNAVGVLTTRLATDASLVKGATGSRLGLATNTVCALTIAIVVAFIHSWQLTLLILACVPFLIGANFIQMRAMAGHAXKDQGALEQSGKISTETVENFKTVVGLTREDVFFHKFMDSLERPYQNGLVKAPIYGLTFAVAQAIPYMVNAAIFRFGSWLIAHCHTEYENVFLVFSVIIFAAMNIGESASFAPDFAKAKAAAGRILGLLDKKPEIDIYSEEGEKPTDFAGDIEFRGIHFAYPTRQNVRVLQGLNVSVGPGQTLALVGESGCGKSTSIQLLERFYSPAEGQVLVDGLDTKTLNLSWLRSQLGLVSQEPILFDCSISENIQYGDNSREVSQDEIEEAAKNANIHDFIMGLPEKYNTRVGDKGTQMSGGQKQRIAIARALVRQPKVLLLDEATSALDTESEKIVQQALDAARQGRTCIVIAHRLSTIQNADQIAVIQYGQVTEQGTHTDLMAKGGAYYALVNAQVNH